Sequence from the Aerococcus tenax genome:
ACCTGGGTAGGTAGTATCTTATTGACGGTATTACTGATTCTAACCGCCTTTTTAGATACCACCAAGGTCACCCAATTAATTGGTGCCATTACACCCTTTGTTTTAATCTTAATTATAGGGGCATCAATCTATACCCTGATGGCCTCCCCTATCCCCTTCTCTGAAGCCTTGGACCTGGCCCAAAAAGCAGAAACCTCTCTCCCCAATTGGTGGGTATCTGCCATTAATTATACTTCCCTAGGAATCATGACCTGCGTTTCCATGGCCATTGTGATTGGGGGCAACCAAGAATCTTCCTTTGAAGCGGGACTTGGTGGCATACTCGGCGGACTCGTAACGACAGTCTTACAGGCAGCCGCTTATATTACTATTGTGGGTAATATTCAACGCCTGGATACTAATGAGATGCCCATGCTTATGGTCCTCGATGATATTCATCCCCTGCTGGGCGCTGTTATGGGTGTGGTGGTCTTTGGAATGATCTTCAACACCGCTATCGGCATGTTTTACCCTTTAGCCAAACGCTTCTCCTATAACCAACCTCAGCGGGTCCCCAAGCTAATGATTCCGATGGTTCTAGTGGGACTGGGACTTTCTGCTTTCGGATTTACCCGCTTAGTCTCCTATGTTTATCCTTTTATCGGTTACTTGGGTGTCTTCGTTTTCTTGCTCCTCCTAGTTCAATTCATCCGTCACCGGGACGATATTCTCCACGGAAAGGTTGATTTAGATCAATCTAAAAACTAAAGCCTAAACGAAAAAGAGAGTGTGACAAAAGTCAAAAGAGCCCTGAAGAGCTACGCATACTATATCTGTAACTCGCTTGCGCTTCGAACAGCTATAGCAACTGGAGCGAACTATGGTAGATAGTTGCAAAACTATCGCACATAGTTCGTAGTTGGGTTCAATTTGGCAGACTTGGAGTGGTTTCACAAGTCAGAAACAAGCGAATGCTTCGCTTTTATTCTGACTTGCTCCAACCATCCAAGCCTATACGCCAAATCTTACACCCTGTATGAAGTGGACGTCAGGGCTGACTTTTGGAG
This genomic interval carries:
- a CDS encoding YkvI family membrane protein; its protein translation is MKSGRFMRLITIALAYVGVIVGAGFASGQEAFQYYVAFGREGIFALILSCFFFAMGGYLLLVYGFRYSAEDHRIVFDKISSPIVAKLIDLAINLSLFLIGFVMIAGAGTNLKLIFSLPTWVGSILLTVLLILTAFLDTTKVTQLIGAITPFVLILIIGASIYTLMASPIPFSEALDLAQKAETSLPNWWVSAINYTSLGIMTCVSMAIVIGGNQESSFEAGLGGILGGLVTTVLQAAAYITIVGNIQRLDTNEMPMLMVLDDIHPLLGAVMGVVVFGMIFNTAIGMFYPLAKRFSYNQPQRVPKLMIPMVLVGLGLSAFGFTRLVSYVYPFIGYLGVFVFLLLLVQFIRHRDDILHGKVDLDQSKN